The Oncorhynchus mykiss isolate Arlee chromosome 28, USDA_OmykA_1.1, whole genome shotgun sequence genome includes a window with the following:
- the LOC110508714 gene encoding transmembrane protein 68 produces the protein MSDGNESCMFRDGAEFVACIFHAFEEWSGLGPLEDYLSYLEYLAWVFTPLVVVFILPFLIVILLYLSILFLHVYKHKNQLREAYSNNLWDGARKTLATLWDGHGFIWHGYEIHGMEKIPDEGAALIVYYHGAIPIDYYYFLANVIIQKGRIVHSVADHFLFKVPGFKLLLEVFSVIHGPQQECVKALKSGHLLGISPGGVREALLSDEAYQLLWGKRKGFAQVAIDSKVPIIPMFTQNVREGFRSLGGLSFFRWSYEKFRVPMAPVYGGFPVKFRTYLGDPIPYDPNISAAELAEKTNQAVQALIDRHQIIPGNVLRALLERFHRRHKEK, from the exons ATGTCAGATGGGAACGAGTCCTGCATGTTCAGAGATGGAGCCGAGTTTGTGGCCTGCATCTTTCACGCATTTGAGGAATGGTCAGGACTAGGACCCCTGGAAGACTATCTGAGCTATCTGGAGTACCTGGCCTGGGTTTTCACCCCTCTGGTCGTTGTTTTCATCCTGCCCTTCCTCATTGtgatcctcctctacctctccataCTCTTTCTCCATGTGTACAAACACAAGAACCAGCTCAGGGAGGCCTACTCCAACAACCTGTGGGATGGTGCTAGGAAAACTCTGGCAACGTTGTGGGATGGCCACGGGTTCATATGGCacg GATATGAAATCCATGGCATGGAGAAGATTCCAGATGAAGGAGCAGCTCTTATAGTCTATTATCATGGGGCTATTCCCATCGACTATTATTACTTTCTGGCAAATGTCATCATTCAGAAGGGACGGATTGTTCACTCAGTCGCTGATCACTTTCTGTTCAAAGTTCCAG GGTTCAAGCTGCTGTTGGAGGTGTTTAGTGTGATCCATGGGCCCCAGCAAGAGTGTGTAAAGGCACTGAAAAGTGGCCACCTCCTGGGCATCTCACCTGGAGGCGTGAGGGAGGCGCTCCTCAGTGACGAGGCCTATCAACTGCTCTGGGGGAAGAGAAAGGGTTTCGCACAAGTGGCTATCGATTCCAAAGTG CCAATAATTCCCATGTTTACTCAAAACGTCAGGGAAGGATTCCGATCTCTCGGCGGGTTAA GCTTTTTCAGATGGTCGTATGAAAAATTCCGCGTGCCGATGGCCCCCGTCTATGGGGGTTTTCCTGTGAAGTTTCGTACATACTTAGGTGACCCCATCCCATATGACCCTAACATTAGTGCAGCAGAGTTAGCTGAAAAG ACCAATCAAGCAGTTCAAGCACTCATTGACAGACACCAAATTATTCCTGGGAATGTCCTTCGAGCACTACTAGAGCGATTCCACAGGAGGCATAAAGAAAAATAG
- the tgs1 gene encoding trimethylguanosine synthase isoform X2, translating into MMIDHGKWNVVADIIFSQRSLAGDNGTIHCLCSRAFVQDRELYRSDRKAITNLAEEAEDEHGEDQAEDEETEEEEDEPIDEEAQLMARMGLPVEFISSSAQRKSARKLRRKNANHWEAAPENLDEDDPLQSQKDDPSVESTKPAFDWFDLSERPEGETEAEPQPSQAQEGWEDYWSQQGEGLLWQGWLEKHPETSSCPATAEPPWDCPGTKEAWDNHTSHTFLYYWEQFNYWAAQGWTIDYSSSAPIETKQPGHEGEAEGEPTHCCDPGDLEFEGRLEQSEAGTSEVVDLIGQMSLLSEGVGQCDLSKQQVDHVCGNDEPCDGGNRKRTASSTKSTELRDSKQGKCHQKNNGSGERRASNSDEDDEPPDGRVTKLKRSHELDVEENPQMSVDEAWDKLGLKRSHNPMIESVLKFKPSPSHHHGSRAGRNRKQHGGKKAACHNTHTFFTEEGDNTEPKLTKTFQKVQSFLQRVQKDNGTHTAVPDMSKGQSHEHREHADKERPACPQSEGEEERLEEEMKEDSPQLCLELDCTEQLPQPSQQNIFTRVEEEEDEEIQFRREVYSLDIPDYLVPNAPEHNNTESTGKTGKKKNKKTKKRGKCGVMPAEIAAEPELAKYWAQRYRLFSRFDEGIKLDHEGWFSVTPEKIAEHIALRVQESFHSELIIDAFCGVGGNAIQFALTGKRVLAIDIDPVRLALAQHNAQVYKVAEHIDFVQGDFLQLAPRLRADVVFLSPPWGGPDYLSADVFDIKTMMAPNGFDIFRLSKMISDNIVYFLPRNADMDQIASLAGPGGRVEVEQNFLNNKLKTITAYFGNLIKSDC; encoded by the exons ATGATGATTGATCATGGAAAATGGAATGTGGTTGCCGACATTATTTTCAGCCAAAGGAGCTTGGCTGGAGATAATGGGACTATACACTGCTTGTGTTCGAGAGCTTTTGTACA GGATCGTGAGTTGTACAGATCTGACCGTAAAGCCATCACTAACTTGGCCGAAG AGGCAGAGGATGAGCATGGAGAGGACCAGGCAGAAGATGAagagactgaggaggaggaggatgaaccAATCGATGAAGAAGCCCAGCTTATGGCCAGAATGGGACTGCCTGTGGAGTTCATAAGCTCCTCTGCACAGAGGAAATCT GCGAGAAAGTTAAGGAGGAAGAATGCCAACCACTGGGAAGCAGCCCCTGAGAATCTGGATGAAGATGATCCACTCCAGTCACAGAAGGATGATCCCAGTGTTGAAAGCACTAAGCCAGCGTTTGATTGGTTTGATCTCAGTGAGAGGCCcgaaggagagacagaggcagaacCTCAACCCTCCCAGGCCCAGGAGGGTTGGGAAGACTACTGGAGCCAGCAGGGAGAGGGGTTGTTGTGGCAGGGCTGGTTGGAGAAGCACCCTGAGACTTCCAGCTGTCCAGCCACAGCAGAGCCCCCCTGGGACTGCCCAGGCACTAAGGAGGCATGGGATAATCACACCAGCCACACCTTTCTCTACTACTGGGAGCAGTTCAACTACTGGGCAGCCCAGGGATGGACCATAGACTACTCAAGCAGTGCACCCATTGAAACAAAGCAGCCTGGACATGAGGGTGAAGCCGAAGGAGAGCCGACTCATTGTTGTGACCCAGGGGATTTAGAGTTTGAAGGAAGGCTGGAGCAGAGTGAGGCGGGCACTAGTGAAGTGGTCGATCTGATTGGGCAGATGAGCCTTCTGTCAGAGGGAGTTGGTCAGTGTGATTTGAGCAAACAACAAGTGGACCATGTCTGTGGAAATGATGAACCTTGTGATGGTGGTAATCGTAAAAGAACTGCCTCGTCAACTAAGTCCACTGAATTAAGAG ATTCCAAACAGGGCAAATGTCACCAGAAAAACAACGGATCAGGTGAGAGAAGAGCGTCTAATAGTGATGAAGATGATGAACCACCAGATGGAAGAGTCACAAAACTTAAGCGAAG TCATGAACTGGATGTGGAGGAGAACCCTCAGATGTCTGTGGATGAAGCCTGGGATAAACTGGGATTAAAGCGCAGCCACAACCCCAT gATTGAGAGCGTGCTGAAGTTTAAGCCCAGCCCCAGTCACCACCATGGAAGTAGGGCTGGGAGGAATAGGAAGCAACATGGAGGGAAGAAAGCAGCCTGCCACAACACGCACACCTTCTTTACTGAAGAGGGAGATAACACAGAGCCCAAGTTGACTAAGACCTTTCAAAAA GTTCAGAGTTTCCTCCAGAGGGTTCAGAAAGACAACGGCACACACACAGCCGTCCCGGACATGTCAAAAGGCCAGTCGCATGAGCACCGGGAGCATGCCGACAAGGAGAGGCCTGCTTGTCCACAgtcagagggagaagaagagagactggAGGAAGAGATGAAGGAAGATAGTCCTCAACTCTGTTTGGAGTTGGACTGTACTGAGCAGCTCCCTCAACCCTCCCAGCAGAACATCTTCACCAGagtagaggaagaagaagatgaagagatTCAATTCAGAAGAGAGGTGTACTCACTGGACATACCAGACTACTTAGTTCCCAATGCACCTGAACATAATAACACAG AGTCTACTGGGAAGACTGGTaagaagaagaacaagaagacAAAGAAAAGAGGAAAGTGTGGAGTGATGCCAGCTGAGATTGCAGCGGAGCCCGAGCTGGCTAAGTACTGGGCCCAGCGCTACCGTCTCTTCTCCAGGTTCGATGAGGGCATCAAGCTGGACCACG aGGGCTGGTTCTCTGTTACCCCAGAGAAGATAGCAGAGCACATTGCCCTGAGGGTCCAGGAGAGTTTCCACTCTGAACTCATCATAGATGCCTTCTGTGGAGTGGGAGGCAATGCCATCCAGTTTGCCCTCACTGGGAAGAGGG TGCTAGCCATTGACATCGACCCAGTGCGTCTGGCCCTGGCACAGCACAACGCCCAGGTCTACAAGGTGGCCGAGCACATCGACTTTGTGCAGGGAGACTTCCTGCAGCTGGCACCTCGTCTGCGTGCGGACGTGGTGTTCCTCAGCCCCCCCTGGGGCGGCCCAGACTACCTCAGCGCAGACGTCTTCGATATCAAGACCATGATGGCGCCAAATGG TTTTGACATTTTCAGGTTGTCCAAAATGATATCTGATAATATTGTGTACTTCCTCCCACGAAATGCAGACATGGATCAG ATCGCCTCTCTTGCAGGGCCTGGTGGGAGAGTAGAGGTGGAACAGAACTTTCTCAACAACAAGTTAAAGACAATAACTGCATATTTTGGTAATTTGATTAAATCAGATTGCTAG
- the tgs1 gene encoding trimethylguanosine synthase isoform X1, giving the protein MMIDHGKWNVVADIIFSQRSLAGDNGTIHCLCSRAFVQDRELYRSDRKAITNLAEGELQEAEDEHGEDQAEDEETEEEEDEPIDEEAQLMARMGLPVEFISSSAQRKSARKLRRKNANHWEAAPENLDEDDPLQSQKDDPSVESTKPAFDWFDLSERPEGETEAEPQPSQAQEGWEDYWSQQGEGLLWQGWLEKHPETSSCPATAEPPWDCPGTKEAWDNHTSHTFLYYWEQFNYWAAQGWTIDYSSSAPIETKQPGHEGEAEGEPTHCCDPGDLEFEGRLEQSEAGTSEVVDLIGQMSLLSEGVGQCDLSKQQVDHVCGNDEPCDGGNRKRTASSTKSTELRDSKQGKCHQKNNGSGERRASNSDEDDEPPDGRVTKLKRSHELDVEENPQMSVDEAWDKLGLKRSHNPMIESVLKFKPSPSHHHGSRAGRNRKQHGGKKAACHNTHTFFTEEGDNTEPKLTKTFQKVQSFLQRVQKDNGTHTAVPDMSKGQSHEHREHADKERPACPQSEGEEERLEEEMKEDSPQLCLELDCTEQLPQPSQQNIFTRVEEEEDEEIQFRREVYSLDIPDYLVPNAPEHNNTESTGKTGKKKNKKTKKRGKCGVMPAEIAAEPELAKYWAQRYRLFSRFDEGIKLDHEGWFSVTPEKIAEHIALRVQESFHSELIIDAFCGVGGNAIQFALTGKRVLAIDIDPVRLALAQHNAQVYKVAEHIDFVQGDFLQLAPRLRADVVFLSPPWGGPDYLSADVFDIKTMMAPNGFDIFRLSKMISDNIVYFLPRNADMDQIASLAGPGGRVEVEQNFLNNKLKTITAYFGNLIKSDC; this is encoded by the exons ATGATGATTGATCATGGAAAATGGAATGTGGTTGCCGACATTATTTTCAGCCAAAGGAGCTTGGCTGGAGATAATGGGACTATACACTGCTTGTGTTCGAGAGCTTTTGTACA GGATCGTGAGTTGTACAGATCTGACCGTAAAGCCATCACTAACTTGGCCGAAGGTGAGCTGCAAG AGGCAGAGGATGAGCATGGAGAGGACCAGGCAGAAGATGAagagactgaggaggaggaggatgaaccAATCGATGAAGAAGCCCAGCTTATGGCCAGAATGGGACTGCCTGTGGAGTTCATAAGCTCCTCTGCACAGAGGAAATCT GCGAGAAAGTTAAGGAGGAAGAATGCCAACCACTGGGAAGCAGCCCCTGAGAATCTGGATGAAGATGATCCACTCCAGTCACAGAAGGATGATCCCAGTGTTGAAAGCACTAAGCCAGCGTTTGATTGGTTTGATCTCAGTGAGAGGCCcgaaggagagacagaggcagaacCTCAACCCTCCCAGGCCCAGGAGGGTTGGGAAGACTACTGGAGCCAGCAGGGAGAGGGGTTGTTGTGGCAGGGCTGGTTGGAGAAGCACCCTGAGACTTCCAGCTGTCCAGCCACAGCAGAGCCCCCCTGGGACTGCCCAGGCACTAAGGAGGCATGGGATAATCACACCAGCCACACCTTTCTCTACTACTGGGAGCAGTTCAACTACTGGGCAGCCCAGGGATGGACCATAGACTACTCAAGCAGTGCACCCATTGAAACAAAGCAGCCTGGACATGAGGGTGAAGCCGAAGGAGAGCCGACTCATTGTTGTGACCCAGGGGATTTAGAGTTTGAAGGAAGGCTGGAGCAGAGTGAGGCGGGCACTAGTGAAGTGGTCGATCTGATTGGGCAGATGAGCCTTCTGTCAGAGGGAGTTGGTCAGTGTGATTTGAGCAAACAACAAGTGGACCATGTCTGTGGAAATGATGAACCTTGTGATGGTGGTAATCGTAAAAGAACTGCCTCGTCAACTAAGTCCACTGAATTAAGAG ATTCCAAACAGGGCAAATGTCACCAGAAAAACAACGGATCAGGTGAGAGAAGAGCGTCTAATAGTGATGAAGATGATGAACCACCAGATGGAAGAGTCACAAAACTTAAGCGAAG TCATGAACTGGATGTGGAGGAGAACCCTCAGATGTCTGTGGATGAAGCCTGGGATAAACTGGGATTAAAGCGCAGCCACAACCCCAT gATTGAGAGCGTGCTGAAGTTTAAGCCCAGCCCCAGTCACCACCATGGAAGTAGGGCTGGGAGGAATAGGAAGCAACATGGAGGGAAGAAAGCAGCCTGCCACAACACGCACACCTTCTTTACTGAAGAGGGAGATAACACAGAGCCCAAGTTGACTAAGACCTTTCAAAAA GTTCAGAGTTTCCTCCAGAGGGTTCAGAAAGACAACGGCACACACACAGCCGTCCCGGACATGTCAAAAGGCCAGTCGCATGAGCACCGGGAGCATGCCGACAAGGAGAGGCCTGCTTGTCCACAgtcagagggagaagaagagagactggAGGAAGAGATGAAGGAAGATAGTCCTCAACTCTGTTTGGAGTTGGACTGTACTGAGCAGCTCCCTCAACCCTCCCAGCAGAACATCTTCACCAGagtagaggaagaagaagatgaagagatTCAATTCAGAAGAGAGGTGTACTCACTGGACATACCAGACTACTTAGTTCCCAATGCACCTGAACATAATAACACAG AGTCTACTGGGAAGACTGGTaagaagaagaacaagaagacAAAGAAAAGAGGAAAGTGTGGAGTGATGCCAGCTGAGATTGCAGCGGAGCCCGAGCTGGCTAAGTACTGGGCCCAGCGCTACCGTCTCTTCTCCAGGTTCGATGAGGGCATCAAGCTGGACCACG aGGGCTGGTTCTCTGTTACCCCAGAGAAGATAGCAGAGCACATTGCCCTGAGGGTCCAGGAGAGTTTCCACTCTGAACTCATCATAGATGCCTTCTGTGGAGTGGGAGGCAATGCCATCCAGTTTGCCCTCACTGGGAAGAGGG TGCTAGCCATTGACATCGACCCAGTGCGTCTGGCCCTGGCACAGCACAACGCCCAGGTCTACAAGGTGGCCGAGCACATCGACTTTGTGCAGGGAGACTTCCTGCAGCTGGCACCTCGTCTGCGTGCGGACGTGGTGTTCCTCAGCCCCCCCTGGGGCGGCCCAGACTACCTCAGCGCAGACGTCTTCGATATCAAGACCATGATGGCGCCAAATGG TTTTGACATTTTCAGGTTGTCCAAAATGATATCTGATAATATTGTGTACTTCCTCCCACGAAATGCAGACATGGATCAG ATCGCCTCTCTTGCAGGGCCTGGTGGGAGAGTAGAGGTGGAACAGAACTTTCTCAACAACAAGTTAAAGACAATAACTGCATATTTTGGTAATTTGATTAAATCAGATTGCTAG